Within the Kribbella aluminosa genome, the region CGCCAGGCGAGGTAGGCAGCGTCCTCCATGTCTTCAACTGATCCGTGTGAGAGTCGATCGTGATCGTCGTACAGATCGATGACCTCTGCGCGTCCCTTGCGGAGCTCCAGGCTGGCTTCACGTTCCCACTGGTTGGAGAACCGCCAGACGTCGCTGAGTTCGGCCGCGTTGGTGTCACGCGCGATCAGCCGGAAGGCGCCACCGACATCCGCGGCGCCGAGTTGGGCGTCGTCCCCGACGAGGAGGAGCTTCGCGCCGGCCTTGTCGGCTTCGCGAGCGAGGGTGGCGAGTTCCATCGTGCCGGCCATGGACGCCTCGTCGACGATCACCAGCTGGTTCCTGCGGAAGTGCCATCGGTCGCGATCGGCGTACGCACGAGCCAGCTCCGCGACGATTCGCCGGTGGCGCCGGCGGCGGCCGGTTGTCTCGGCTGCTTGTGCTGCTCGTTCGAGTTCGCTGATCCATCGGCGGCGTTGATCGGCTGCGACTCCGACGGCCTCGTGGATCCACTTGGCGAGGTTGTCTGCGGGCAGGGACAGGGTGTCCGACAGGACGGTTGCTGCAGCGGAGGAAGGCGCCAGCGCGATGACGGATCCGTCGCCGTGCTGCGCTTCCCAGCTGGTGCGGAGAGCGGCGAGAAGGCTGGTTTTGCCGCTGCCGGCCGGTCCGACGAGAGCTTCGACTGTTTGACCGCTCTGCGCGATCCGCTGCAGTGCCTGGATCTTGTCGTCGCTGAGCCGGGAGGTCGTCACGCGACGGTGGGAGATGGTCGGGGCGTCGAGCTTCGCTGCGAGGTCGAGGAGCAGGCTCTCGGCTCCTAGGATCACCGGCGACGTGAAGATCTCGCCGTTGTGAATGGTGAAGACGCTCTGCCCGTCTGCGCGACGTTCTGGTGTGGTGAAGGTCGCGGCCGGAGAGATGCTGATCGACTGTTGTTCTGCGTCGTGGACGATTGCCTCGAGCGCCTGAAGGCGGTCTTCGGTGGTCGAGAGACGGAGGAGGCGGGTCTGGCGGGACGCTTCCGCGAGGAGGTTCCACCGTGTCCAGGTTGCACGCTTCGCTTGCAGTGCCAGAACTGTCATCGCGCCGTACGCGTGGATCGTCTCGGCACTCAGGTCGGCCGCGGTGAGTGGTCGATCGGTTGTCGAGTCGAGAACCTTTTCGATGATGGCGGAGGCCTGTTTGTGTGTGACTCGTTCGGCGCGCTCGCGCCAGCTGCGCATGAGGTCTGCGAGCGGCTTCGCCAGGTGTTTCGGCGGCCGGTTCATCAGGGTTGCTTGTTGCCGCAGTACGTACATCTCACGTCGACCTGGCGGACCGGAGTCGTCGGCGCGGTGCTCCAGCAGCGTGGCGAGATTCGCCTCGATCTGCTCGGTGCGTGAGGAGAACTCGCGGATCAGTTCTTCCGGGATCCCGTCGATTTCGAAGGCTGGTGATCGGCGTTCTCCACGATCGTGGAGTTGCCAGGTGACGCCGAGCCGACGGCTGAGGTTGTCGGCCAGAAGCGTGTTGTGTACCTCGGACAAGGCAACGGCCGCGGCGTACAGAACCCTGCCATCGATTGTGCGCCAGCATCCGTCGTCTCCCTGGACACGATTGGCTACAACGACGTGGGTATGGAGTTGCGGGTCGCCGCCTCTGGTGTCCCAGTGGTCGAACGCGGCCGCGATGACGCCGCGGGTGTCGAGCTGTGCGACGCCATCGTGGCCCGTTCTGGTGAACACTGCCTGATCCTGCAGGCTCTCAAGTACGTCGTGGATCGCCTCGTAGTGTGCCAGGACGATCTGTTCCTGCACGCCCACGTCGGCGGTGGCCCACAGCGCCGAGACTGACTTGACCGGGGAGAACGTCAGGTCGAAGCCGGCAACGGCGTGCTTGGTCTTCTTACGCGCCGCGGTCTTTCGTATCTGCTCGATCTCGAGCTCGCGCAGTGCGGTCGGCAGGGTTGGATCGAGAGCACGTATCTGGTCCGCGACGCTCTCGCTCGGTGACTTGTAGGTACGGTACGGCTCGCCGAGCGTTGTCCCGGTGATCGGGACTTCTGCTCGCCCGAACAGCGCGGCCATCTGTTCCTCTGTGACCTCTGCTCCAGCGGTCAACTCTCCCTTGCCAAGGCCGCTTAGCCCGCGCCCGAACCATCTGCCTGCCGGGTAGCCGGATTCTGCGTAGTACGCGGTGAGCGGTGTGGCCATGCGCCGGTCCACGTCGCCGGGTGCGACGTGTTTGAGCAGGTATGTGTAGCCGTCGCCGGCCGTCAGTCGGTGGATGCTCAGCATGGGGTGCCGTGGTCCTCCGGTGGCGCACCAGCTGCCAGATCGCTTGTCCCCGGTACGTCGTTCTGACGCTGAAGACGGAAGATCGCCTGATCGAGTTTCGCCAGCTCGCCGAAGGCCGCCCGGAGCGGTTCGGCAACAGCGGACCGTGGGTCTGCATCGATGAGTCCGAGAAGGATCTTCCGGATCGTCTGAGTGTGCGACGCGACCGAGGAGCGCTCTGCAACGGCCGCGTTGGTCGCGGACTTCTGTAAGCGCCAATTGCGCAGGCGGCAACGATCTGAGCAGAATCGTTGGTCGGATCGGCGGGCGATGAAGAACGCGGCGCAGTGCTCGCACGCTCGGTCGTTGCCGCGCTCGGAGCTGTTCACGGTGTGGTTCATGAACGCTCAACGCTGGGGCCCACGTAAGGCTGGTCGGAAGCGTTTCGGCGACAGAAACGCCTCGGATGCAAGAAGTGTGATCGATTTGTGCCTGGACGCGCCCAGCCCGTCGGCGGGCTGGCGCGTGGCGGGTGCTGGCGCGCGGGTTGGGGCGGTCCCGAACGTTGAACCTCTGCGACGTCTTTCGCCGTGCCGGTGAGAGGCGAAGTTGTCCACAGATTCGGCCGGAGACTGCCGAGGAGCGGCGGTTCTGGCGCATCTTCCCTGTGACGAGAGGAATTCGATGAACAACTTCGAAGTACCGAGCCGCGTGACCGAGCTGGTCGTCGAGGCTGAGGCGATTGTCGAGGCGTTGGAGGCGAAGGCGCCTGGCGGGCGATGGGCGATGACGGCGTTCAGCCGGTTCCGATCTCTCCAGTTGCTCGGTGCGCCGTACCAGCCCTACGACGGCGATCTGGACGGCGACCCCGCCGAGCTCTACGAGCAGGCTGCCAGCGAGATCGATCAGCTCGATGTTCCGATCGACCATCTCAGCTGGCGGCTCGCTCTGGCCGATGCTCTGAGGTCGGCGGCCGCGGACGTCCGGATGGTCCAGGATGCGTACGACGTATGAGGACTTGCTCCGGATCGCGCGACGAGACGCGATCGCCGCATGCAACCTGGCCGCTGGCGACACAACCGACCTGGCCGCCGGCTGGCAGGCAACGCTGACGGCAGCGCGGCATCACTTCCGCTGGCTCCGTCTTGAGTTGTCGGTACAAGATTTCACGGATGCTGACGGCGGCAGTGCGGCCGGCCCGCTCGCGGTACTCGCTCGGTCGCTCGGCGCGGGAGCGGACCTGCTCGCGTCGCAGAACAGAAGCACCAGCGGCGTCTTCGAGGATCGGTGGTTGGTGGCGGCTCGATCGGAGCTCGCGTTCATCACCGGGCTGGCCGCCCGGGCGGCCGTCACGAGGCTCGCCAGCCACGAGACGCACGATGCTGAACGGAGCCAGCGGCTGTTGAGG harbors:
- the mobF gene encoding MobF family relaxase; translated protein: MRQNRRSSAVSGRICGQLRLSPARRKTSQRFNVRDRPNPRASTRHAPARRRAGRVQAQIDHTSCIRGVSVAETLPTSLTWAPALSVHEPHREQLRARQRPSVRALRRVLHRPPIRPTILLRSLPPAQLALTEVRDQRGRCRALLGRVAHSDDPEDPSRTHRCRPTVRCCRTAPGGLRRAGETRSGDLPSSASERRTGDKRSGSWCATGGPRHPMLSIHRLTAGDGYTYLLKHVAPGDVDRRMATPLTAYYAESGYPAGRWFGRGLSGLGKGELTAGAEVTEEQMAALFGRAEVPITGTTLGEPYRTYKSPSESVADQIRALDPTLPTALRELEIEQIRKTAARKKTKHAVAGFDLTFSPVKSVSALWATADVGVQEQIVLAHYEAIHDVLESLQDQAVFTRTGHDGVAQLDTRGVIAAAFDHWDTRGGDPQLHTHVVVANRVQGDDGCWRTIDGRVLYAAAVALSEVHNTLLADNLSRRLGVTWQLHDRGERRSPAFEIDGIPEELIREFSSRTEQIEANLATLLEHRADDSGPPGRREMYVLRQQATLMNRPPKHLAKPLADLMRSWRERAERVTHKQASAIIEKVLDSTTDRPLTAADLSAETIHAYGAMTVLALQAKRATWTRWNLLAEASRQTRLLRLSTTEDRLQALEAIVHDAEQQSISISPAATFTTPERRADGQSVFTIHNGEIFTSPVILGAESLLLDLAAKLDAPTISHRRVTTSRLSDDKIQALQRIAQSGQTVEALVGPAGSGKTSLLAALRTSWEAQHGDGSVIALAPSSAAATVLSDTLSLPADNLAKWIHEAVGVAADQRRRWISELERAAQAAETTGRRRRHRRIVAELARAYADRDRWHFRRNQLVIVDEASMAGTMELATLAREADKAGAKLLLVGDDAQLGAADVGGAFRLIARDTNAAELSDVWRFSNQWEREASLELRKGRAEVIDLYDDHDRLSHGSVEDMEDAAYLAWRRDSNAGKTSLLIAADNATVARLNARARLDRVTTGEVEPDGILLHDGTHVGLGDHIVTRLNNRRLRIGRRSFVQNGNRWTVIHRWDDGSLTVQNDDLQTVALPSAYVRESVELAYATTAHRAQGATVDTAHLLVTDKLTRALMYVGLTRGRHSNRAYVATHTTTAEMHEPQFPQTMQDVLEAVLEQDGIERSAHETMRTQLDNATRLDRLIPIHEHLCQLDARERYRPAITTSGLDPIDQAALQSSPAFGPLITALRHAEHLGLDVPTTLHQIVNQSSLTNANDIAAVLHARVERLITRTERRTRRASPAHIAGLVTPSVHVSNPTYKAALQEIESQIAQRANWLAEQAASANEPWHRHLIESMPETTESLRQLVRDVAAYRELHRIIGLDPLGSPPANAYAQQRQHSHLQRMMQELAGTDLQDEPAPEVTSATSLKTPGNAL